Proteins found in one Arthrobacter sp. U41 genomic segment:
- a CDS encoding dihydroxyacetone kinase subunit L → MHSTQLIEQIQRSLKEVVKYADELRDLDQALGDGDLGITITLGAGAVVDALAELSESASPSEIARACAKAFANANPSTMAALVAGGLLAGSKVWKDVEDVDIAAAARFVRAAGDNIAQRGKTQLGDKTIVDAIMPAADALGASHNGASGLDSAIAAAEKAVVDTRSLRSRRGRAAWLQERSIGLQDPGATAMWRFLEAWRTASVPSHS, encoded by the coding sequence TTGCACTCGACCCAACTCATTGAACAGATCCAGCGAAGCCTCAAAGAGGTCGTTAAATACGCGGACGAGCTGCGTGACCTCGACCAAGCGCTGGGGGACGGCGACCTCGGTATCACGATCACTCTCGGCGCCGGTGCGGTCGTCGACGCTCTAGCGGAACTGTCGGAAAGCGCCAGCCCGTCGGAGATCGCCCGCGCTTGTGCAAAGGCCTTTGCCAACGCCAATCCATCTACCATGGCTGCGCTGGTGGCTGGAGGATTGCTGGCGGGGTCCAAGGTTTGGAAGGACGTTGAGGACGTGGACATCGCCGCGGCGGCGCGCTTTGTCCGCGCTGCTGGGGACAACATCGCCCAGCGCGGCAAGACACAGTTGGGGGATAAGACGATCGTCGATGCCATCATGCCCGCGGCCGACGCTCTCGGCGCTAGCCACAACGGAGCTAGCGGGTTGGATTCTGCCATTGCGGCAGCCGAAAAAGCCGTGGTTGATACGCGTTCGTTGCGTTCACGGCGGGGCCGCGCAGCTTGGCTTCAGGAAAGGAGTATCGGACTTCAGGATCCGGGAGCGACGGCGATGTGGCGTTTCTTGGAAGCCTGGCGCACTGCCAGCGTGCCCTCCCA
- a CDS encoding dihydroxyacetone kinase subunit DhaK — protein MKKIINKPEDFVNEMIDGILLAHPDKLKTPGDDPRILVRADAPVAGKVGIVTGGGSGHLPLFKGYVGQGLCSGVAIGNVFSSPSSQQVFEATMAVSGGAGVLYLYGNYGGDVFNFDLAADLAELEDIETRTVVGRDDVASQPKDNRLERRGVAGLIFAYKAAGAAAERGDSLDKVAAVAEDIVDNTATMGIGLSPTILPTTGSLSFDLPDGEMEIGIGIHGEPGIHRGPLESADAITDRLVGALVEDLELAEGDRVAVLVNGMGATPLEELYVMYRRVHQILSGRGVSISKNYIGEYATSLEMAGASISLLKLNDDRLALLEAPASSPFFLEV, from the coding sequence GTGAAGAAAATTATTAACAAGCCCGAGGATTTCGTCAACGAAATGATCGACGGAATACTGCTCGCACACCCCGACAAGCTGAAGACACCCGGCGATGACCCCCGAATCCTCGTCCGCGCCGATGCACCGGTCGCCGGCAAGGTAGGAATCGTCACCGGTGGCGGTTCCGGGCATCTCCCGCTCTTCAAGGGTTACGTCGGGCAGGGACTGTGTTCGGGAGTGGCGATCGGCAATGTCTTCAGCTCGCCCAGCTCACAGCAGGTCTTCGAAGCAACAATGGCCGTGAGTGGCGGCGCCGGCGTGCTTTATCTCTACGGGAACTACGGCGGCGACGTCTTCAACTTCGACCTCGCTGCCGACCTGGCGGAGCTTGAAGACATTGAGACCCGGACCGTTGTGGGCCGCGACGACGTCGCCAGCCAGCCCAAGGACAACCGCCTCGAACGCCGCGGTGTCGCTGGTTTGATCTTCGCCTACAAGGCGGCCGGCGCGGCCGCCGAACGGGGGGACAGCCTGGACAAGGTGGCTGCAGTGGCCGAGGACATTGTCGACAACACCGCGACTATGGGAATCGGGCTGTCGCCCACGATCCTTCCGACAACGGGTTCCTTGAGCTTCGACCTGCCTGACGGAGAAATGGAAATCGGAATCGGGATTCACGGCGAACCCGGCATACACCGCGGTCCGCTGGAGTCCGCGGACGCCATCACTGACCGACTGGTTGGAGCGCTTGTCGAGGATCTCGAGCTAGCTGAGGGCGACCGCGTCGCAGTACTCGTGAACGGCATGGGCGCAACGCCCTTGGAAGAGCTCTACGTTATGTATCGCCGTGTGCATCAGATCCTCTCCGGTCGGGGCGTTTCGATCAGCAAGAACTACATCGGCGAATACGCGACCAGCCTGGAGATGGCCGGCGCCTCCATCTCGCTTCTCAAGCTCAACGACGACCGGCTGGCGCTCCTTGAAGCACCGGCCTCCTCACCTTTCTTCTTGGAGGTTTGA
- a CDS encoding ABC transporter permease, giving the protein MKPVNSEAGPLNRLNESVDSAWTRIQGKVNLQGGVKRMLVLLVVAFVIFAALKPSVFLSGTNLRNIALNSPEIGVIAIAMMLAMLTGGIDLSLVAMANLAAITMSTIYTAVAAGNPALAEQTFPLIVLAGIAVGVAGGFVNGLLISVVGITPILATLGTMQVFNGIAVAWTGGKTLNGTPAVLSAIGASTLGGIPTLFFVFVLLAIAIGVVINRTPLGLRIQLQGANPTAARYSGIASRKTLMSTYVITGLLSGFAGVFFIARNPTASADYGASYVLLVIVIAVLGGTNPNGGFATVLGVVLATLTLQIVSSGFTALRLSSYQYAIAQGLILVAAMAFEHVRWRRRRRLTKPAVQPS; this is encoded by the coding sequence ATGAAACCCGTCAATTCCGAGGCCGGACCGCTAAACCGGCTGAACGAGTCTGTCGACTCTGCCTGGACGCGCATTCAGGGAAAGGTTAACCTGCAAGGCGGCGTCAAACGGATGCTGGTCTTGCTCGTCGTTGCTTTCGTCATTTTCGCCGCGCTCAAGCCATCCGTGTTCCTCAGCGGAACTAACTTGCGCAACATCGCCCTGAACTCGCCCGAAATCGGGGTGATCGCGATTGCCATGATGCTGGCAATGCTGACCGGGGGCATTGACTTGTCGCTGGTTGCCATGGCCAACCTCGCGGCCATCACGATGTCCACGATCTATACGGCCGTTGCCGCCGGCAATCCTGCCCTTGCCGAGCAAACATTCCCGCTCATTGTCCTCGCCGGCATCGCTGTAGGCGTCGCCGGGGGTTTCGTCAACGGTCTCCTTATCTCCGTCGTAGGCATAACTCCGATTCTTGCGACACTGGGAACAATGCAGGTCTTCAACGGGATCGCTGTCGCCTGGACTGGTGGCAAGACACTTAACGGGACGCCGGCAGTCCTGAGCGCAATCGGGGCATCCACCCTCGGTGGGATTCCGACTCTCTTCTTCGTGTTTGTCCTCCTTGCCATCGCCATTGGCGTCGTCATCAATCGCACGCCCCTCGGTCTAAGAATTCAGTTGCAGGGTGCGAACCCGACCGCGGCCCGGTATTCGGGCATCGCGAGCCGGAAGACCCTCATGAGCACGTATGTGATCACGGGCCTGCTGAGCGGCTTCGCAGGCGTTTTCTTCATCGCGCGCAACCCCACGGCCTCCGCCGACTACGGGGCTTCCTACGTTCTCCTCGTTATCGTCATCGCTGTCCTGGGTGGCACGAATCCCAATGGCGGATTCGCCACCGTCCTGGGCGTCGTGTTGGCAACGCTCACGCTCCAGATCGTGTCCAGCGGCTTCACTGCGCTGAGGCTCTCGTCCTACCAGTACGCAATCGCGCAGGGCCTCATCCTCGTCGCGGCCATGGCCTTCGAACACGTCCGGTGGCGCCGCCGTCGGCGTCTGACAAAACCCGCGGTACAGCCCAGCTAG
- a CDS encoding ABC transporter permease: MSGGRLDTSARLRTLRGPNNEGILAVVLLALIVAMSVANPVFFTLPTAFSILRSSIVPLIFALGVLTVIISGGIDVSFAAIAVFAAYTTVRALETGMPDFGLVGAFVVALLIGASLGAVNGFLIAKFRLPTLIVTLGTQGIFKGVLLTYVGSRYIADLPESMAQISTTNLFEVETSTGSAYLHVLVVPAVLLALGLAWVLRSTMFGRSVYAIGGDPEAARRAGIRVFRTQLSVYVIAGTMAAVGGMIYVIMGRSASPQILVGSELDIIAAVVLGGASIFGGRGSVLGTTLGVLLVQVIYNSLILAGVPSAWQRTAVGVLLLVGVGIQAVASRRAAPASILEEAPQKQEVAA; this comes from the coding sequence ATGAGCGGCGGCAGGTTGGATACTTCGGCACGGCTCCGAACGCTCCGTGGCCCCAATAACGAAGGCATCCTCGCTGTCGTTCTTCTGGCCCTCATCGTGGCAATGTCCGTCGCAAATCCCGTGTTCTTCACGCTTCCGACAGCCTTCAGCATCCTTCGCAGCTCGATCGTGCCCCTAATTTTTGCACTCGGTGTCCTCACTGTGATCATCTCCGGCGGCATCGACGTGTCGTTTGCCGCCATCGCCGTCTTCGCGGCCTACACCACCGTGCGTGCGCTCGAGACTGGAATGCCGGACTTCGGGCTTGTCGGAGCTTTCGTTGTGGCATTGCTGATCGGAGCATCACTGGGCGCCGTCAACGGCTTCCTCATCGCCAAGTTCAGACTACCCACCCTGATCGTTACCCTCGGCACCCAAGGAATATTCAAGGGTGTGCTGCTTACCTACGTTGGCTCACGCTATATCGCCGACCTGCCGGAGTCGATGGCGCAGATTTCCACGACGAACCTCTTTGAAGTCGAGACCTCTACCGGCAGCGCTTACCTGCATGTACTGGTGGTCCCGGCCGTGCTTCTGGCGCTGGGACTCGCGTGGGTCCTGAGGAGCACCATGTTCGGAAGAAGCGTCTACGCCATCGGAGGGGATCCTGAGGCCGCACGCCGGGCTGGTATCCGTGTCTTCCGGACTCAACTGTCCGTCTACGTCATTGCCGGAACCATGGCGGCCGTGGGCGGGATGATCTACGTCATCATGGGACGCAGCGCTAGCCCTCAGATTCTCGTAGGCAGCGAACTCGACATCATCGCGGCCGTCGTCTTAGGCGGAGCGTCTATCTTCGGGGGCCGAGGTTCTGTTCTGGGAACGACTCTCGGTGTCCTGCTGGTCCAGGTGATCTACAACAGCCTCATCCTTGCGGGCGTCCCCAGCGCTTGGCAGCGGACCGCTGTCGGCGTTCTCCTCCTTGTCGGAGTCGGCATTCAGGCGGTGGCCTCCCGCCGGGCCGCCCCTGCCAGCATCCTCGAAGAGGCTCCCCAGAAGCAGGAGGTTGCAGCATGA
- a CDS encoding sugar ABC transporter ATP-binding protein: protein MTSNALKGPPPPVLEVRNIVKTFGGVAALSDVSLDLFPGEVLCLAGENGCGKSTLIKIISGAEKPDSGEILVDGNSYSSMDPTAAIKSGIQVIYQDFSLFPNLTVAENIVLTAAVAGRRRLYSARAARPAAQAIVDDLGLNLDLDADVEQLSVADKQLTAICRALVSDARVLIMDEPTTALTHTEVDRLFVIVERLRAKGVGLIFVSHKLDEVLKISQRVAILRSGKNVVTSPAATLDPNAIAFHMTGRELDETRHVSQLDPASDVVLELDGLGLKGAYKDVSFNLRSGEILGLTGLLGSGRTEIAESLFGAVPHDSGAIKINGTEVPIRSIKDALEAGIGYVPEDRLTQGLFMDKSIADNIIAGSPNEHTTRFGTLDFPAVRKTIQGLFTRLRVKAPNVQSPVRTLSGGNAQRVVLAKWLARRPRILMLNGPTVGVDIGSKAEILSILRAEAAQGMGIIVISDDAPELVACCHRVIVVRHGRVVEILEGDNVTVDIIREKVAA, encoded by the coding sequence ATGACAAGTAACGCCCTCAAAGGGCCGCCTCCGCCTGTGCTTGAGGTGCGAAATATTGTCAAGACATTTGGTGGTGTCGCCGCACTGAGTGATGTCTCGCTAGACCTGTTTCCCGGTGAAGTGCTCTGCCTCGCCGGAGAGAATGGCTGCGGAAAGTCGACGCTCATCAAGATCATCTCGGGCGCCGAGAAGCCAGACTCCGGCGAGATACTCGTCGATGGCAATAGTTATTCTTCGATGGACCCCACCGCCGCAATTAAGAGCGGGATCCAGGTCATCTATCAGGACTTCTCCCTGTTCCCCAACCTCACCGTGGCCGAAAATATCGTCTTGACTGCAGCTGTGGCAGGTCGTCGCCGGCTTTACAGCGCGCGAGCAGCACGTCCTGCCGCGCAGGCCATCGTCGATGATCTCGGTTTGAATCTGGACCTCGACGCCGATGTTGAACAACTCTCAGTCGCCGACAAGCAGCTGACCGCGATCTGTCGTGCGCTCGTCAGCGATGCCCGCGTGCTGATCATGGACGAACCAACTACGGCGCTGACGCATACCGAGGTGGACAGGCTGTTCGTGATCGTTGAACGTTTGCGCGCCAAGGGCGTGGGACTCATCTTTGTTTCCCACAAGCTGGATGAGGTTCTCAAGATTTCCCAGCGCGTTGCGATCCTGCGCTCCGGCAAGAATGTCGTCACGAGCCCTGCCGCAACGCTGGACCCCAATGCCATCGCCTTTCACATGACAGGGCGCGAATTGGACGAAACCCGGCACGTTAGCCAGTTGGATCCGGCCTCTGATGTTGTCCTGGAACTCGATGGACTTGGGTTGAAGGGGGCGTACAAGGACGTCTCCTTCAACCTCCGCAGCGGGGAGATTCTCGGTTTGACCGGACTTCTCGGCTCTGGACGCACTGAAATCGCCGAATCGCTATTTGGGGCCGTGCCGCACGACTCCGGCGCGATAAAGATCAACGGCACAGAAGTTCCCATCCGCTCCATCAAGGACGCCCTCGAGGCGGGCATCGGGTACGTCCCTGAGGACCGCCTGACCCAGGGTCTATTCATGGATAAGTCGATCGCCGACAACATCATCGCAGGCTCCCCGAACGAACACACGACGCGATTCGGCACCCTGGATTTTCCCGCCGTAAGGAAGACAATCCAGGGTCTCTTCACCCGTTTGCGCGTCAAGGCGCCGAACGTACAATCGCCGGTTCGAACCCTCTCAGGCGGCAACGCCCAACGCGTGGTGCTCGCCAAGTGGCTGGCACGTCGTCCTCGCATCCTGATGCTGAACGGCCCGACTGTCGGCGTCGACATCGGATCGAAGGCCGAGATTCTGAGCATCCTTCGCGCCGAAGCAGCCCAGGGAATGGGCATCATCGTCATATCGGACGATGCACCCGAGTTGGTGGCCTGCTGCCACCGCGTAATAGTCGTCCGCCACGGCAGGGTCGTTGAAATCCTCGAAGGCGACAACGTCACCGTCGACATCATCCGAGAGAAGGTGGCTGCATGA
- a CDS encoding substrate-binding domain-containing protein, with translation MKLLRTSAFLAAGLSAVLMTGCGSVNDGAAATPAPGASGDAKASDMTMVTVVKLKGIAWFDRMDEGVQAYGKRTGIDTRTEGGDDVSPEKQIKIIQDLVAQNPTAITVVPNSPEAVANVLAQAKAKGIITVAHEATGIKNVDIDIEAFDNAVYGQKIMTSLGACMEGKGDYVQFVGGLTAKTHMEWVGAAYDYQKSNFPDMKRVEDPIESTDNEAAAYQKAKEILAKHPNIKGFEGSAGNDVPGIARAVEEAGKAKDICVMGTSIPSAASKYLATGGIDKIFFWDPALAGEAQLEIARILATGGKIEAGTDLGIKGYNSLKKLDGYDNVFLGDASIEADAESAKQYNF, from the coding sequence ATGAAGCTTTTGCGTACATCAGCGTTTTTGGCCGCAGGTCTCTCGGCCGTCCTCATGACGGGTTGCGGCTCTGTTAACGACGGGGCTGCAGCGACGCCCGCACCTGGAGCCAGCGGCGACGCTAAAGCGTCAGACATGACCATGGTGACCGTCGTCAAACTCAAGGGCATCGCATGGTTCGACCGCATGGACGAAGGCGTGCAGGCATACGGTAAGCGCACGGGCATCGACACCCGCACCGAAGGCGGCGACGATGTCAGCCCGGAAAAGCAGATCAAGATCATTCAGGACTTGGTCGCGCAGAACCCGACGGCGATCACTGTGGTACCGAATTCGCCGGAAGCCGTTGCCAACGTGTTGGCCCAAGCCAAGGCCAAGGGCATCATTACGGTCGCGCATGAGGCCACTGGAATCAAGAATGTCGACATCGACATTGAAGCCTTCGATAATGCCGTTTACGGCCAGAAGATCATGACGAGCCTGGGTGCATGCATGGAGGGTAAGGGGGACTACGTCCAGTTTGTCGGGGGTCTCACGGCCAAGACACACATGGAGTGGGTCGGGGCTGCCTACGACTACCAGAAGTCGAACTTCCCTGACATGAAGCGCGTTGAGGACCCGATCGAAAGCACGGACAACGAAGCCGCCGCGTACCAAAAGGCCAAGGAAATCCTTGCGAAGCACCCGAATATCAAGGGATTTGAGGGCTCTGCCGGTAACGACGTTCCTGGCATCGCCCGCGCAGTGGAAGAAGCCGGGAAAGCCAAGGACATCTGCGTCATGGGGACCTCGATTCCCTCCGCTGCGAGCAAGTACCTCGCCACCGGGGGCATCGACAAGATCTTCTTCTGGGACCCGGCCCTGGCCGGAGAGGCCCAGCTTGAGATTGCCCGCATTCTTGCCACCGGAGGCAAGATCGAAGCCGGCACCGATCTGGGCATTAAGGGCTACAACAGCTTGAAGAAGCTGGACGGTTACGACAACGTCTTCCTGGGCGATGCTTCCATCGAGGCGGACGCCGAATCCGCCAAGCAGTACAACTTCTGA
- a CDS encoding DeoR/GlpR family DNA-binding transcription regulator, producing the protein MSRRQEIVELIEEHGFQSVTTLARKYGVDASTIRRDLERLAEEKRIRRTHGGAAPAEPSARARGTEFQAQEKEAIGAATADRILENQTVLLDSGTTCLEVARHLGHSRLTVVTHDLMVGMEIARKPRINLVFIGGELLPGTTSMWGPASLQQLENMRVNVAVFGAGAVMDDGIYASSSYSIELKRKMRSVAGEAFFVADSSKFGREALFKVFGFEDFTAGITDDGIDPIRAARWPIPLIRAGTTNESSVTRNEQQVRYL; encoded by the coding sequence ATGTCGCGCCGCCAGGAGATTGTCGAGCTTATTGAGGAGCACGGCTTTCAGAGCGTCACTACGCTTGCCAGGAAGTACGGAGTAGATGCGTCTACGATTCGGCGAGATCTGGAGCGGCTCGCCGAGGAGAAAAGAATCCGGCGCACCCATGGCGGTGCCGCGCCGGCCGAGCCTTCTGCCCGCGCTCGCGGGACAGAATTTCAGGCACAGGAAAAAGAGGCAATCGGCGCAGCCACCGCTGACAGGATTCTTGAGAACCAGACGGTGCTACTCGATAGCGGCACCACTTGCCTGGAAGTGGCCCGGCACCTTGGTCATTCGCGCCTGACCGTGGTTACCCACGACCTGATGGTTGGGATGGAGATCGCACGCAAACCGCGTATCAATCTGGTATTCATTGGCGGCGAACTCCTTCCAGGCACGACCTCCATGTGGGGTCCGGCTTCGCTGCAGCAACTCGAGAACATGCGGGTCAACGTGGCTGTTTTTGGGGCGGGAGCCGTAATGGATGACGGGATCTACGCAAGCTCGAGCTATTCGATTGAGCTCAAACGCAAGATGCGCTCCGTGGCAGGCGAGGCCTTTTTTGTCGCAGATAGCTCAAAATTCGGGCGCGAGGCACTTTTTAAGGTCTTCGGGTTCGAGGACTTCACTGCGGGGATCACCGATGACGGGATCGATCCGATTCGAGCGGCTCGTTGGCCCATCCCCCTGATCCGGGCAGGCACAACGAATGAGTCCTCAGTCACACGAAACGAACAACAGGTCCGGTACCTTTAG
- a CDS encoding ABC1 kinase family protein has translation MAAHWAPRPSLEALARGLAENLREELDYEQEARNIVALRAAVARHPGDVRVVIPHHVPELCSSRVLVMQMLDGRTFSDPATAGSMDAGTRKDYATQLMRSLLRQIMIDGTFHADPHPGNIIILRDGRLGLVDFGSVGRLDHELRISLQHVVLAIDRADAGLLVEALLEVVIRPDEIDVPVLKRTLSQFMGTSLQPGVPLDLKVLNELIRILGRFDPAIPPALAGAFRAIAAVHGTLTSLAPGFDIVAEARTFVDAQIGEQLSAGGIKETVQRELMDTLPLLRKLPRHLDQLVSALQEGHQSVNVRLLADRRDREVLTRMLGQTLLTVIAGVLGITGVVLLAFGNSAEVAPGLLFHVIGYNLAGVAAVLMLRVLYLVFNNTGQDASARYSTAR, from the coding sequence TTGGCAGCTCACTGGGCACCGAGGCCCTCGCTCGAGGCCCTCGCTCGAGGTCTCGCGGAAAACCTGCGCGAAGAACTGGACTACGAGCAGGAGGCGCGCAACATAGTCGCGCTCCGCGCCGCCGTCGCCCGGCACCCCGGCGACGTGCGGGTCGTCATCCCGCACCACGTCCCCGAGCTCTGCTCCTCCCGCGTGCTTGTGATGCAGATGCTGGACGGCCGCACGTTCAGCGACCCGGCCACGGCCGGCTCCATGGACGCCGGCACCCGCAAGGACTATGCGACCCAGCTGATGCGCAGCCTTCTGCGGCAAATAATGATCGACGGAACATTCCACGCGGACCCGCATCCGGGAAACATCATCATTCTCCGTGACGGCCGGCTGGGCCTGGTCGACTTTGGCTCGGTAGGCCGGCTGGACCACGAACTCCGGATAAGCCTCCAACATGTCGTCCTGGCCATCGACCGGGCCGACGCAGGACTCCTTGTCGAGGCCCTCTTAGAGGTTGTCATCCGCCCAGACGAGATCGACGTTCCCGTCCTTAAACGCACCCTCAGCCAATTCATGGGAACGTCCCTCCAACCCGGTGTCCCGCTGGATCTGAAAGTCCTCAACGAACTGATCCGCATCCTAGGCCGGTTCGATCCCGCGATCCCCCCGGCCCTGGCCGGTGCCTTCCGTGCAATAGCAGCCGTCCACGGGACGCTGACCTCGCTCGCACCGGGCTTCGACATAGTCGCCGAGGCCCGGACGTTCGTCGACGCCCAAATCGGGGAACAACTCAGCGCCGGTGGGATCAAGGAAACCGTGCAACGGGAGCTGATGGACACCCTCCCGCTCCTGCGCAAATTGCCGCGCCATCTTGACCAGCTCGTCTCAGCCCTGCAGGAAGGTCACCAGAGCGTCAACGTCCGGCTCCTCGCAGACCGCCGCGACCGGGAAGTCCTGACCCGTATGTTGGGCCAGACGCTGCTGACCGTCATCGCCGGGGTTCTCGGAATCACGGGCGTCGTCCTGCTCGCCTTCGGCAACAGCGCCGAGGTCGCCCCCGGTCTGCTTTTCCACGTCATCGGATACAACCTTGCCGGCGTGGCCGCCGTCCTCATGCTCCGCGTCCTCTACCTGGTCTTCAACAACACCGGCCAGGATGCGTCGGCCAGATACTCCACCGCCCGATGA
- a CDS encoding DUF2871 domain-containing protein, whose protein sequence is MKKLYYASLSYMIAGLASGLFYREFTKASDFPGGSQLSLLHTHLLALGTLFFLAVLALDKLFNLSGLRMFNVFFWVYNAGLALTAAMMVLSGVFTVRGITPSAAIAGISGLGHIGLTAGLILLFITLGKRVAGKETAAPELTRAN, encoded by the coding sequence ATGAAAAAGCTCTACTACGCCTCCCTCTCCTACATGATCGCCGGCCTGGCTTCCGGACTGTTCTACCGGGAATTCACCAAAGCCAGCGACTTCCCCGGCGGCAGCCAGCTGTCCCTGCTGCACACCCACCTCCTGGCCCTGGGCACGCTGTTCTTCCTCGCAGTCCTGGCACTGGACAAACTCTTCAACCTCTCCGGCCTGCGGATGTTCAACGTGTTCTTCTGGGTCTACAACGCCGGTCTGGCACTCACCGCCGCGATGATGGTCCTCAGCGGCGTATTCACCGTCCGGGGCATCACCCCGTCAGCCGCGATCGCAGGGATCTCCGGGCTGGGGCACATCGGCCTCACCGCCGGCCTGATCCTCCTGTTCATCACCCTCGGCAAGCGGGTGGCAGGCAAGGAAACCGCCGCCCCCGAACTCACCCGCGCCAACTGA
- a CDS encoding ABC transporter ATP-binding protein, protein MTSTPSPLEPRTAARGSLNLVNVTLEYPDGDRTLKALDAVNLTVKAGQMVSLVGPSGSGKSSLLAAAATLVRPTHGLVIIDGTDATGLGDKDLTALRREKIGIIFQQPNLLASLTAAEQLVIGDHLRGKSVKAARAKAAELLDVVGLSTSADKRPHQLSGGQRQRVNIARALMGDPKVLLVDEPTAALDHERSDSIVRLLRRITNDFLVATVMVTHDTEFVPLTDSVATMRDGKLTAPVLTTV, encoded by the coding sequence ATGACCTCCACCCCCAGCCCCCTCGAACCCCGCACCGCCGCCCGCGGGTCCCTGAACCTCGTCAACGTCACCCTCGAATACCCTGACGGGGACCGAACCCTCAAAGCCCTGGACGCTGTGAACCTCACGGTGAAGGCCGGCCAGATGGTCTCCCTTGTAGGCCCGTCAGGATCCGGAAAATCCAGTCTGCTCGCCGCCGCAGCCACCCTGGTCCGCCCCACCCACGGACTGGTGATCATCGACGGCACCGACGCCACTGGGCTCGGCGACAAGGACCTCACCGCGCTCCGGCGGGAGAAGATCGGCATCATCTTCCAGCAGCCCAACCTGCTCGCGTCCCTAACTGCCGCCGAACAGCTCGTCATCGGCGACCACCTGCGCGGGAAGTCCGTCAAAGCCGCCCGGGCCAAAGCCGCGGAACTGCTCGACGTCGTCGGACTCAGCACCAGCGCGGACAAGCGCCCCCACCAGCTCTCTGGCGGCCAGCGCCAGCGGGTCAACATCGCGCGAGCCCTGATGGGCGATCCCAAGGTCCTGCTCGTGGACGAACCAACGGCGGCCCTGGACCACGAACGCAGCGATTCCATCGTTCGGCTGCTGCGCCGCATCACCAATGACTTCCTGGTCGCCACCGTCATGGTGACCCACGACACCGAATTCGTCCCGCTCACCGACTCGGTTGCCACCATGCGCGACGGCAAACTCACCGCCCCCGTGCTGACGACGGTCTGA
- a CDS encoding ABC transporter permease — protein sequence MFLAIRDIRFAKGRFALMGGVVALITLLLVMLSGLTAGLGDQSTSAIAKLGAVNGSGAASKAVDSIVFGAPGTNAPKASFTESEVTAAQVDSWKNRAGVRNAEALGISQTRFQGVAADTGSGTGTTNVAVFGVAPAGQLAPSAVTADTVVIGKSVAKALSLNTGDKASVGGLELTVSAVVEDQWYSHTSVVWTALPTWSELARLTDPEQLGTVAAVTYKDGATVDEAAANIAARTVSDSRTGSFQALGSYKSENGSLTLMQAFLYGISALVIVAFLTVWTVQRTRDIAVLKALGGSSGYILRDAITQAAIVLLAGAGIGGGIGILGGFVAAQAAPFLITPATTLLPILGIVALGLAGAALAVRRVTKVDALIALGGN from the coding sequence GTGTTTCTTGCTATCCGCGATATCCGCTTCGCCAAGGGCCGGTTTGCCCTGATGGGCGGCGTCGTTGCCCTGATCACCCTGCTGCTCGTAATGCTCTCGGGACTGACGGCCGGGCTGGGTGACCAGTCGACGTCGGCAATTGCCAAACTCGGCGCCGTCAACGGCAGCGGAGCCGCCTCCAAAGCAGTGGACAGCATCGTCTTCGGAGCCCCCGGCACGAACGCGCCCAAGGCTTCCTTCACCGAAAGTGAGGTCACCGCCGCGCAGGTCGACAGCTGGAAGAACCGGGCCGGCGTCCGAAACGCTGAGGCCCTGGGCATCAGCCAGACCCGCTTCCAGGGCGTGGCCGCGGATACCGGCTCGGGCACCGGCACGACCAACGTCGCCGTTTTCGGCGTCGCACCGGCGGGCCAGCTGGCGCCGTCCGCGGTAACCGCCGACACCGTCGTGATCGGCAAATCCGTCGCCAAGGCCCTGTCCCTGAACACCGGAGACAAAGCCAGCGTCGGAGGACTCGAGCTGACCGTCAGCGCCGTGGTCGAAGACCAGTGGTATTCCCATACCAGCGTTGTCTGGACCGCGCTTCCCACCTGGTCCGAACTCGCCCGCCTGACCGACCCGGAGCAGCTCGGAACGGTCGCCGCCGTCACCTACAAGGACGGCGCCACCGTTGACGAGGCCGCGGCCAACATCGCAGCCCGCACCGTGAGCGATTCACGCACCGGATCGTTCCAGGCCCTGGGCTCCTACAAGAGCGAAAACGGCTCCCTGACACTGATGCAGGCCTTCCTCTACGGCATCTCCGCCCTGGTCATCGTGGCTTTCCTTACCGTCTGGACCGTCCAGCGGACCCGAGACATCGCGGTCCTGAAGGCCCTGGGCGGATCAAGCGGCTACATCCTGCGCGACGCCATCACCCAGGCCGCGATCGTCCTGCTGGCCGGTGCCGGAATCGGCGGCGGGATCGGCATCCTCGGCGGCTTCGTCGCAGCCCAGGCGGCCCCCTTCCTGATCACCCCCGCAACAACACTCCTGCCCATCCTGGGAATCGTCGCCCTCGGTCTGGCCGGCGCGGCGCTGGCCGTCCGCCGCGTCACCAAGGTCGACGCCCTGATCGCCCTCGGCGGGAACTAA